A window of Hugenholtzia roseola DSM 9546 contains these coding sequences:
- a CDS encoding T9SS type A sorting domain-containing protein, with protein sequence MKKIFLSAILLLFSCALHAQIAVSSTAPYSNDFEAGDGGWADPDGEWELGTPDATNVEINTPAPGGVNSWKTKLSGLHTIDVTRYLTSPEFDFSAMTSRPTIAFDAWYDLEAFNSFGFSLLAYDGVHLEYSIDGGTTWDVVGDVGEGTNWYNWNTIDASGLPGWAGSNDNNGISGADAALLESSQGWFRASNLLPCEVVGESSVYFRLVLNSDVVTAFDGFGFDNIAITENPVSDIALTAITNPTSGVDLTDAETISLTLSNVGSAVITSVTANVAIQAYNGNGANANFTNTISLNLDPCGTATGTFNLPTTADLSGYDFYIIEVTATTPNDANPDNNTQTILVENRRRITAFPYTEGFEAANSGWNVDPRYQAGTIWQRGTPSKATINAAASGNNAFVTALTGNYANNSNTLVVSPVFDLSTFSGTNRAVISLANIFKTFDNADGFQIYYSTSANHFGNEQLLGAFGDQSNWYNNPASAWSGDSEGWIRSTHVLTPVYGQSNVRFLFFFQSNAADVSEGAGFDDVIIGGNVPDIAVTELITPVSSQNMLAPQIITAQLRNVGAGNIGSVVLTYKVEGSNGISEVSQTATLNLGTDQTTNFSFTAPANLSFIGDYTITVTANLAGDVNLNNNTLVSSVTHISVSEQGNCLIDENFNTAPADWQNNILAGSAAFDTWRFNNPGGRNIVAPFAGGVAAFDSDAYSSGGGAENVALESPVFNASAENEVVLSFDSYLNNSFTGGGVVEISTNGGGSWTAVASTNPPSTNVPATGYNMVSYAAGFPDAGANATRPVISESVLLPQLANQANAQIRFRWVGDFSMFWMLDNVKVCGTVPLPQITATGGNPDSVSVSWTDNSATEGGFVLQRATSLEGVGNWVVIATLPTDSTSYIDYAVQHNTTYYYRVQYQYATGLSAYSNVAEAMTTEPEDPALPYTPTLTATPGHRSANLAWNAAVAENRIRHFEVYGFDINRPTTRIGITTDNTFTVTGLLNGVKVGFRVRAIYLDGSRGEFSNGVEVMPSIVLGQDEVETIGLKVYPNPNSGSFTIRLEGVEIKPQSIRLFNTAGQVFYQETLEGSYSSLQKEIAIEGLTSGIYILEIRTEQGILKQKMTIVR encoded by the coding sequence ATGAAAAAAATTTTCCTAAGCGCAATTTTGCTCTTGTTTAGTTGCGCCTTACATGCACAAATTGCCGTGAGTAGCACTGCCCCTTATTCGAATGACTTCGAAGCAGGTGACGGCGGCTGGGCAGACCCCGATGGCGAATGGGAATTAGGTACGCCTGATGCGACAAACGTAGAAATCAATACCCCTGCGCCCGGCGGAGTCAATTCGTGGAAGACTAAACTTTCGGGTCTTCACACAATAGACGTTACGCGCTATCTCACCTCACCTGAATTTGACTTTTCTGCCATGACCTCGCGCCCTACGATTGCCTTTGATGCCTGGTATGATTTGGAAGCGTTCAATTCTTTTGGGTTCTCTCTTCTTGCTTATGATGGCGTACATTTGGAGTATAGCATTGATGGCGGCACTACTTGGGACGTTGTAGGTGATGTAGGTGAGGGTACAAATTGGTATAATTGGAATACTATCGATGCTTCTGGCTTACCCGGTTGGGCAGGCAGCAACGACAACAACGGTATTAGTGGCGCAGATGCCGCCCTTTTGGAATCTTCGCAGGGCTGGTTTCGTGCCTCAAACTTGCTGCCTTGTGAGGTAGTGGGTGAAAGTAGCGTCTATTTCCGCTTGGTGCTAAATTCAGATGTTGTAACTGCCTTTGATGGCTTTGGTTTTGATAACATTGCCATTACAGAAAATCCTGTTTCAGATATTGCGCTTACTGCCATTACAAACCCTACTTCGGGAGTAGATTTGACAGATGCGGAAACTATATCCTTGACTTTGAGCAATGTAGGCAGTGCAGTTATTACAAGTGTAACGGCTAATGTAGCGATTCAAGCCTACAATGGCAATGGCGCAAATGCGAATTTTACCAACACAATTAGCCTAAATTTAGACCCTTGTGGTACGGCTACTGGCACTTTCAACTTGCCTACTACGGCGGACTTGTCGGGTTATGATTTTTATATCATTGAAGTTACGGCAACTACGCCCAACGACGCAAATCCTGATAACAACACACAAACGATTTTGGTAGAAAATCGCAGAAGAATTACTGCTTTCCCTTATACAGAGGGCTTTGAAGCGGCTAATAGCGGTTGGAACGTCGACCCGCGCTATCAGGCAGGCACGATTTGGCAGCGTGGCACGCCTTCAAAAGCGACTATCAACGCAGCGGCAAGCGGAAATAATGCCTTCGTTACAGCCTTAACAGGCAACTATGCCAACAACTCTAATACTTTGGTGGTTTCACCTGTCTTTGACCTTTCTACTTTCAGTGGCACAAATCGCGCCGTCATTAGCTTGGCTAATATCTTTAAGACCTTCGACAATGCAGACGGTTTCCAAATTTATTATAGCACAAGTGCAAATCATTTTGGGAATGAGCAACTCTTGGGTGCTTTTGGCGACCAATCTAATTGGTATAACAATCCCGCAAGTGCTTGGTCGGGCGATAGCGAAGGTTGGATTCGTTCTACACACGTCCTGACCCCTGTTTATGGGCAATCTAATGTACGCTTTTTGTTTTTCTTCCAATCAAATGCGGCTGACGTAAGCGAAGGCGCAGGGTTTGATGATGTCATTATCGGTGGTAATGTTCCTGATATTGCCGTTACAGAACTTATCACGCCTGTTTCTTCTCAAAATATGTTAGCACCACAAATCATTACGGCACAGCTTCGAAATGTGGGTGCAGGCAATATTGGCAGCGTGGTACTAACCTACAAAGTGGAAGGCTCGAATGGCATCAGCGAAGTATCGCAAACGGCAACGTTAAATCTTGGCACAGACCAAACGACTAATTTTAGCTTTACCGCGCCTGCAAATCTTTCTTTCATCGGCGATTATACCATTACCGTAACGGCGAATTTGGCAGGCGATGTCAATTTGAACAACAATACCCTTGTAAGCTCGGTTACGCATATTTCAGTATCCGAACAAGGCAACTGTTTGATAGATGAAAACTTCAATACTGCACCTGCCGATTGGCAGAACAATATTTTGGCAGGTAGTGCTGCCTTCGATACTTGGCGTTTTAATAACCCCGGTGGTCGTAATATCGTCGCGCCCTTTGCAGGTGGCGTAGCCGCTTTTGATAGCGACGCTTATAGCTCTGGCGGTGGCGCAGAAAATGTAGCCTTAGAAAGCCCTGTTTTCAATGCAAGTGCGGAAAATGAAGTGGTACTTTCTTTTGATAGCTATCTCAATAATTCCTTCACAGGTGGTGGGGTAGTTGAAATTTCTACTAACGGCGGCGGCTCTTGGACGGCAGTGGCTTCTACAAATCCGCCTTCTACCAACGTTCCTGCCACAGGTTACAATATGGTTTCCTATGCAGCAGGCTTCCCTGATGCAGGTGCAAATGCAACGCGCCCTGTTATTTCTGAAAGCGTTTTGCTTCCACAATTAGCAAACCAAGCCAACGCACAAATTCGCTTCCGTTGGGTAGGTGATTTCTCTATGTTCTGGATGCTCGACAACGTAAAAGTTTGTGGCACTGTGCCATTGCCACAAATTACTGCCACTGGTGGCAATCCTGATTCGGTGTCTGTTTCTTGGACGGATAATAGCGCAACCGAAGGCGGTTTTGTGTTACAACGCGCAACTTCGCTCGAAGGGGTTGGAAATTGGGTTGTGATTGCGACCTTGCCTACCGATTCTACTTCTTACATAGATTACGCTGTTCAGCACAACACAACGTATTATTATCGTGTTCAGTATCAGTACGCTACGGGGCTTTCTGCTTATAGCAATGTAGCCGAAGCAATGACTACCGAACCCGAAGACCCTGCACTTCCTTACACGCCTACCCTAACGGCTACGCCCGGACATCGTTCCGCAAACTTGGCATGGAACGCTGCCGTTGCTGAAAATCGTATCCGCCACTTCGAGGTTTATGGTTTTGATATAAACCGTCCTACTACCAGAATTGGCATCACAACGGATAATACTTTCACTGTTACAGGGCTTTTGAATGGGGTCAAGGTAGGTTTCCGCGTCCGCGCCATTTATTTAGATGGTAGCCGTGGCGAGTTTTCTAATGGAGTAGAAGTTATGCCTTCTATTGTTTTAGGTCAGGATGAAGTAGAAACGATTGGCTTAAAAGTGTACCCCAATCCGAATAGTGGCAGCTTCACAATTCGCTTAGAAGGGGTGGAAATTAAGCCACAAAGTATCCGCCTTTTCAATACCGCAGGACAGGTATTTTACCAAGAAACACTCGAAGGCAGCTATTCTTCTCTACAAAAAGAAATTGCTATCGAGGGCTTGACTTCAGGCATTTATATACTCGAAATTAGGACAGAACAGGGCATTTTGAAGCAAAAAATGACGATTGTTCGCTAA
- a CDS encoding T9SS type A sorting domain-containing protein: MKLKRFFLTLFLSFFASFALQAQCPAGEEEIEVTINTDGFGDETYYRVFVDGVQVAAGNPNTLADNSAIVVHTDCYPIGAQVVVYVGDTFGDGIGGTDDVIVTADGVQIGTGDVAGVGGVVYVRSTCATGSRLLMVEIDGDGSTAAQNAYSLEVGGVVVASGAIGSLPNNLRLPIYIGCQTIGSIIDLEITDAGGNGIANGTSPDWIISMVNSGASCGDVIRQGEVTFGGGVLAPVIFQQPICPTGASSGDCIGKQPLCFANNAVTFITGIGAGDVNDALDGVDFGCLGSANGSPFTPATEEGNSAWFYFQIDQAGTINAQLTPTILVDFDFALWGPFPNPDVCGADLGAPIDCSFSAAAIENVDVLNAQVGEYYVLFINRFASAASPTFTMQQIGGAGLTNCAIIPCSVSLQGNNTICASTTSTVGTTLNALASPNAVDLTYTWLKNGVAIVDGVDADGMTLAGQGTPNLTIIAPATNVTISDVYSVEINSASFGCTAVAALPVSFVIPDQPSTVDLGADLERCDGDGNILLESFNDSHVGVEYQWFLNDVPIANTNSSQFVVPAPAAGFTAPIIRTYKVRVTQICGGQFDEDEVVVTYNPRPAFLAPDAAYFACEASGSFTINVGSELNLQPIQYQVFRNGVLEQTTTNPVLQIPFNTPEGVTTTIQDDIRVELTNTVTGCVTAAPLEFEINYNLAPIFDVLLDVENCDGTTFAPNILNYDNGEISFVWYKAETLATGIPLSTNREFFTDVYGEYIVKAIVTKAEYECEQMVSVMLTCPSDPIDTGAEPEPLPYRVVLAGTPASRSVELTWNAPEMENALKVAYYEVYYGGDRNISEVRVGTTTETNFTVTGLLNGVTYSFVVRPVFQLNVNNLRKGLFSNVVKFTPSIILGEDEASQQGFKLFPNPNQGQFQILFQDQNVGNATLEISNTAGQIIYRHNLKANQNSLSLDLSSFANGLYLVTLKTENGILQQKVSILK, encoded by the coding sequence ATGAAACTTAAACGCTTTTTCTTAACCCTTTTTCTCTCTTTCTTTGCCTCTTTTGCCCTGCAAGCACAATGCCCTGCGGGTGAGGAAGAAATAGAAGTTACCATCAATACTGATGGTTTTGGAGATGAAACATACTATCGCGTCTTTGTTGATGGTGTGCAAGTAGCAGCAGGAAATCCGAATACCTTAGCGGACAACTCTGCCATTGTGGTACATACAGACTGTTATCCTATCGGAGCGCAAGTAGTTGTCTATGTCGGTGATACGTTTGGAGATGGAATCGGCGGCACTGATGACGTAATTGTTACGGCTGACGGCGTACAAATTGGTACAGGCGATGTCGCTGGTGTAGGCGGAGTCGTCTATGTGCGCTCGACTTGTGCTACGGGTTCGCGCCTTTTGATGGTAGAAATTGATGGCGATGGCTCTACGGCAGCGCAAAACGCCTACTCTTTGGAAGTAGGTGGCGTAGTAGTAGCTTCGGGCGCGATTGGCTCTCTGCCCAACAACCTTCGTCTGCCTATTTATATTGGCTGCCAAACCATTGGCTCTATTATAGACTTGGAAATTACAGATGCAGGGGGCAATGGTATTGCTAACGGCACAAGCCCCGACTGGATTATTTCTATGGTCAATAGTGGTGCTTCGTGTGGCGATGTCATTCGTCAGGGCGAAGTTACTTTTGGGGGGGGCGTGTTAGCACCTGTTATTTTTCAGCAGCCAATATGCCCTACGGGAGCTTCTTCGGGCGACTGTATAGGCAAGCAGCCTTTGTGTTTTGCCAACAATGCCGTTACGTTTATCACAGGTATTGGGGCAGGCGATGTCAATGATGCCTTAGATGGCGTAGATTTTGGCTGCTTGGGCAGTGCTAATGGTTCGCCTTTTACGCCCGCCACCGAAGAAGGCAATTCGGCGTGGTTTTATTTTCAAATAGACCAAGCTGGTACTATCAATGCCCAACTTACGCCTACTATCTTAGTAGACTTTGACTTTGCCCTTTGGGGACCTTTTCCTAACCCTGACGTGTGTGGGGCAGATTTAGGCGCACCTATCGATTGTAGTTTTTCGGCGGCGGCGATAGAAAACGTAGACGTACTCAACGCACAAGTGGGTGAGTATTATGTCTTGTTTATCAACCGATTTGCTAGTGCAGCTTCGCCTACTTTTACGATGCAGCAAATTGGCGGAGCAGGTCTGACCAACTGCGCCATTATCCCTTGTTCGGTTAGCTTGCAGGGCAATAATACCATCTGTGCTTCTACTACCAGCACAGTAGGTACAACGCTAAATGCTTTGGCTTCGCCTAATGCCGTCGACCTTACTTATACTTGGCTTAAAAACGGCGTAGCGATTGTAGATGGCGTAGATGCCGATGGCATGACCTTAGCAGGACAAGGCACGCCCAACCTTACCATCATTGCGCCTGCTACCAACGTTACCATTTCAGACGTGTATTCGGTAGAAATCAACAGTGCTTCTTTTGGTTGTACGGCTGTGGCAGCTCTGCCTGTTTCTTTCGTCATTCCCGACCAGCCTTCTACGGTTGATTTAGGAGCAGACCTTGAACGTTGTGATGGTGATGGCAATATTTTGCTCGAATCTTTCAACGATTCACACGTAGGCGTAGAATATCAGTGGTTTTTAAATGATGTGCCAATCGCAAACACCAATAGCTCACAGTTTGTAGTGCCTGCACCTGCGGCAGGTTTTACCGCGCCGATTATCCGCACCTACAAAGTGCGCGTAACCCAAATTTGTGGCGGTCAGTTTGACGAAGACGAGGTAGTGGTTACGTACAACCCACGCCCTGCCTTCCTTGCGCCTGATGCGGCTTATTTTGCTTGCGAAGCCAGTGGTAGCTTTACTATCAATGTGGGCAGCGAGTTGAATTTGCAGCCCATTCAGTATCAGGTATTTAGAAATGGCGTTTTGGAGCAAACCACTACAAACCCCGTTCTACAAATTCCTTTCAACACGCCCGAAGGAGTTACGACCACAATCCAAGACGACATCCGCGTAGAACTTACCAACACGGTTACAGGTTGCGTTACGGCTGCACCTTTGGAATTTGAAATCAATTACAATCTTGCGCCGATTTTTGATGTTTTGTTAGATGTTGAGAATTGCGACGGTACTACTTTCGCGCCTAATATTCTTAACTATGACAATGGCGAAATTTCTTTCGTTTGGTACAAAGCCGAAACTTTAGCCACAGGTATTCCGCTTTCTACAAATCGTGAGTTTTTCACCGATGTCTATGGCGAATATATCGTAAAGGCGATTGTAACCAAAGCCGAGTATGAATGTGAACAGATGGTTTCGGTGATGCTTACCTGCCCCAGCGACCCCATTGACACAGGTGCAGAGCCAGAGCCACTTCCTTATCGCGTTGTTTTGGCAGGAACGCCTGCAAGCCGCAGTGTAGAGCTTACGTGGAATGCCCCCGAAATGGAAAATGCTTTGAAGGTAGCCTACTATGAAGTGTATTACGGTGGCGATAGAAATATCAGCGAAGTACGTGTAGGAACTACTACCGAAACGAATTTCACCGTTACGGGCTTGCTCAATGGCGTAACCTATTCTTTCGTTGTGCGTCCTGTTTTCCAACTCAATGTCAATAACCTTAGAAAAGGTTTGTTCTCTAATGTGGTCAAATTCACGCCTTCGATTATTTTGGGTGAAGATGAAGCCTCACAACAAGGTTTTAAGCTATTCCCTAACCCCAATCAAGGGCAGTTCCAAATCCTTTTCCAAGACCAAAATGTTGGAAATGCGACATTAGAAATCAGCAACACCGCAGGACAAATCATTTATAGACATAACCTAAAAGCAAACCAAAATAGCCTTTCTCTCGACCTTAGCTCTTTTGCCAATGGTCTGTATTTGGTTACGCTCAAAACCGAAAATGGCATCTTACAACAAAAAGTAAGTATCCTCAAATAG